GACAGCACAGCTGTGATGAACTAGATTCTACCTTCATCCAACACAAGATTACACTGCACAGGGAGATGGTGGGTATCTTTTCTCTTTCCCCTCTATTTTAACTTCCTTTATGGCTGTCCCCCTATCACCAGCATCCAGCTCAGGTTGTGGGAGGGGATCAATGTGCGCTCGTATTCTTGCAAGAGCAACTAGAAGGAACCCCAGGGCACAGTTGCAGTAGTAGTTGTCTTCTCTAAGGGGGCCCTGAAATAACATGGACCGTATGTACTAAGGGCCCCCAGGCCaacaaactgaaacaaacgtaagcACAAACTGGACCATGGTGGCTGAGGAGGTTATCATCACCCTATCCGGAGGAGCACCATGGGGCTTCAGACTACAGGGAGGAATCGAGCACCAGAAGCCTCTGCAGGTTGCCAAGGTATGATTGCCAGGAAACACATCAATGAATGTACTGTACCTCACTTGAAGTCTTTTAGAGTTATTTCAGCCCACAATTCTTTAGctctaaaaaaaacttaaaatgttcAGAGCTGCCTGACGGTGTAATGGACACCAGGCCCCTGCACTCTTAAGTGTGGTGTGGAACTGATCCTCTACCAAAAAAGCCAAATTATTCATAGAGCTGTGAACTTTCAAGTGTCCCCCTTAACCCTCTTAACCTTTGAATCCTAAATAGCTAATATGCACGAATTGTATATTTTCTAATAGTGACCATGCAAAAGTAGATTACCTGTAACAGGCTAAGATTGCAGAATAAAACTTTATGTAAAACAACGGACAGTTTATGACTAGTACTTTATGAGAAGCTAATCAAACATTTTTCTATCTAGTTAGCAGTACAAGGAAACAGTGTGTTTTTATGGTATATATAATTATGTGATACTGGTTTCtgctattattttataattactttGTTTTGTTATTACTTAGAAGCAAATTGTGATCTAAATAGCAGATTgggatttttataataatatgtaaataaaggtTTATGCTCTTTatgctttcacacacactgtATTGCAGTAGTTATTGACTTACCTTAGCCTTTGAGCATGCAGGTCCTATTTAATAGCATTTACCCTAATTGAGTGCAGTTTGGTCCCATGTCATACCATGCTTATGTCTCAAATAATCTACTTCCAATTCCAGCAGACTTTTTACTTTATACAGGATACAATGTCATACACAGTGTTTAATGATAAAGCATCTTATTCTGGTTGATGGTCATGTTGTTGTCATGTCATGCTTGCAATAGTTTAGGAAATAAATATGGTCCTGGTTACGTATTTTACTTTAATCCAACACCAAAGATGATACTTCAAGCCATTAGTAACGACGGACTATTATTGACTATTTTATATAaacctatctatctatataatctGATCAGGGTAGTTTATTGCATCCAATGATCTTGGCTGTCATGAAGAGTATTGATTTTTATTGGTAGCTAGATGCTTGTCATCAAAAGTGAATTAGATTAAACTAGTGGAATGGACACTGTCCCAAATCAAGGGCAGCATACAGATCTCAGTTCACCACTTGGTCCTGAATATAACCTTTGCATTATAGTTGTATCCTAAAAACCACAGGCAACCAAGTACAGGATTAGAGTCTGAAATAGAAAAGCAGATCTCTCTATGCCATACTGTTTTAGTCTGTTCAACAAAGTCAAAGGAGAGCACAGAGTTTAAAATGTCCTTTTAATAGTATAGTGACTCAGGAGCTTTAGCACAGTATTAAAGAGCAGGGGAAATTTTATGAACCCATCTCACTGTCTATTTATAGTCTAAAAGTAAGTATTTATAGACTGATTATTGCATCCTCAGTAAGATGTGAACCTGTCAGTGTGAACAAAACCACTGAAATCAGAGACTGTCCTCCTGTGCTGAGTAAGATGGCAGACAGGACAGGGGTTTGAGCAATGCCATTGCAAGGTCTAGTtgataaataacattaatacCGGCACATGGGCAGCCTTTGTTTACTGTCTATGCCAGCCTGCTGAGtgctttttttcataattttataaatataaaggtaaaattatctgaaataaaaaagacaGCATTTCAAGTCCCAGCTGCTCCAGGAGGCCTTTTGGTATGGAGTTTGCATGTGCTATGATTTCCATTACAATCTAAAGACATTCAAATAGGTGAATTGGAGACAACTACAAAAGACCAGTTTTAGAGAATGGATGGATATAGACTTAATGTGTATAACCAAACTCATATATCACTCATTCTTGCAGATCCGCTTGTAAAGATGGGAAGATTTTGAAATGCAATATCAATGTCTTAGTCTTTGCCTAATCTATGGAAAACTTTCAAGGTCAAGTTAAATGTCTTCTTGATCCATTTATCCATTATCACCTGCTACAATTATCCTGTAGGTGCGCAAGCGAAGTAAAGCATGTCGTGCCGGACTGCGTGAGGGAGATGAGCTGGTGTCCATCAATGAGAATTTCTGTGGGAATCTGTCGCATGCCCAGGCCATGAACCTGATCGACAGCATGCCAGGAACGCTACACATCCGAGTTAGGAGGTAAGCCAACCTTTCCTTTTCCAATGCAAATGGTGTGTTTAACTCAATTGTGAGCTGAAAGTACAGTAAGTGACTGTATTCCATTCAAGCCAGGGTTGTTGTGAGTTACTGTTTCTGACCACCACTGTGGTATTTTACTCATGTTTATCAGGACACCGGCTGGCTTCCAGTCAGTGGTCCTGGTTGCTCGAGCTCCTTCTCCCCGCATTGATAAAGAGTACCGTGCTGCCATTAGGGCCATGTCTCCATCCAGCTCCCAACCTCACCAGTCCAGTGAGCGGCAGATCCTGATATCCCCAACCGCACGCAGTGGATTGACCTCCCCACCGGGCAGTGAGGCCTACTACGGAGAAACAGACAGTGATGCAGACGTGGCTGCTCATGAGAGGCAACGCAAACCAAAACGACGAAGTCCAAGCAATTCACCTGGCAAGGCAGGTCGAGCCTCACCGGAGGGAGCAGAGACTTCAGAAATGAGTGGGTATGACAGTGCCTCGGATGCCCAGGTTTACAATCTTTTGGGGCCTAAAGAAAGACAAGATGCATTGCCTGGTGTAACCCGCAGAGAAGTGATTTACCAACCCCCTCCACATGGAGCCTGGTCCTCTCAGACCTCCACCGAGACTTCATCCATGAGCGCAGATGACCAAAACCCACGAGAAGGGCTAATGGAAGAGGACAGTGGGTTCCAGGAGCCCACAAATCTTCCCCCTCTGGTTTCTCCAGAAAGAGCCAAAGAAGCTCTTATGTTGTGCTCTCGTACTCAGTTGGTGCCCATGGTTGGGCCAGTTGACAATCCAGTGGATGAGGAGCTCACATTAACATACATGGATAAAGCAAAACAAGCAAGTGAGTATATGAAGATAATTGCTCTTATGATCGACTGGCTTCAAATATACTGTCATGAACACCTGCTTAgctttgtaaatgtgtttttaacatcACAGCTTGTGATTGCCTGCATGTAGACCCTTGAAGATATGAAGGTTTGGTCATGAGTCTTTTAGCCAGCACCAGTGTCTATATTTGTCCTGAGACTTGCAGGGTTGATAACCTGAGCACTGCTTTGAATGAGCTGGCATAAGCATCTCCAGCTGCTAGCTTATATCAGGTGACAGTGCTCCTCACAGGCCTACGCTCATTCTCTCCACCAAGAGCCCTAGCTGAAATACTTGACAGTATTGTTAGTGTTCTCCGTATTGTTTTCAGACATGTATAGAAGCATCTGGCTTCTGAATATTTCAGAGTCAGTGTTCAGAAAATGAGTTATGTACAATTAGTTACCCAGGTTTAACTTTCCGGTGCCCGGACACTGCATTACACTGGTGTGACACTGATCCTGGATCGCAGCTGCGGAATGTGTGTTTGTTGATTCCAGATCAGGTGATAAACAACACATTGACATCTGTGTTTATGGTGAGATTGCTTACTGTGGAATCTTATATGCTATTAatggaatattaatattaaatatgcatgaacaaaacatGTATTACGATAACCGTTTAGTGAAACGTTTAGATTCCGCAGATGGCTACACCTAATGATTTACATTACTTTGTTAAATTTCTTCCCCGTGTTATGATAATGATTAGGTTTAAAGAATAGATCCGAGGTAAGACTTGGGGTTATGTGCCATAGtaccactttttaaaaagtgtcaAGCATCTTCAGAGCTGCTGCTATTTGAAGCAGTGTAATTTCAAGCACCAACATAAATAAACAGTCATAAATCTAAAGACAACCCTAATCTGTACTCTAAACATTCTCATGCTCTTCTTAGGGACCACAACTAAGCACTGGTAAATAAAGCATCTCCCTATGGTAGACAAATCAACTTGGCAGCCAAATGATTATGCTCTTTTTCGGTAATTGCTGTAGATTAATATAATGAGGGGTCCCTGTGGCAAAATGCTTTGATTTAATACACTTTTTATTGGGTTATGATATGAAAACTTTTTTGAGTATGTACTCTGACATGCAACTTTGCAGTACCATATGAAGAAATTAATCTTAACTAGCCTTATGATATAGTTAACTATCATTTTTTAATGGAGGAATTGAGTGAAGCATGTGCATGgaaatataaatgttacattttttctgCACACTTTTAGCACAATTTTACAGGCCCAGTGATTCAGAAGAGCACTGTTAGCTATATTTATCACTATTTCTGACAGATATAAAGTGAACAGTTTAAAGCCATAAACAATTAATTctcaattaaatttaaaaaattcaaTTCTGTCTCAAACCTTTAATTTCATGTTATGCAGAATTGAACCGTGGAGATACAATCGCGGACAAGCAGGTAAAAGAAGCTCGGTCCAAGTGCCGCACCATCGCCTCACTACTGACAGATGCACCCAACCCTCATTCAAAGGGTGTTTTGATGTTTAAAAAGCGCAGACAACGCTCCAAGAAATACACACTGACAAGCTTTGGAAGTGTTGATGAGGACATGAGGCAGGACTCTCAGGAAGAGGATGGCATATTTCCTGGCAGTGAATCAGAATTTGATGAGGAAGGTTTCTCTGCTGCACCCGACCCCACATGGGACAGTGACTACCTTGAGCTGCTGGAGAAAAGATCTGCTTCCAGAGGTCAGGAAGGAGAAGGTGGTGCTCTGAGTCCTGGTTTGAGTGATACATCTGGGAAGGGGGCACAGTTGTTTGAGCAGCAGCGGAGAAGGGCTGAGGAACATGCAAAGAAAATAGAAGCTGCGCAAGAACAGTTACAAAGTCAAATGCTGGGAATTCCACTGAAAGAGACACCAGCATCTCCTCAACTACAGACACCACAACCACAACAAGACCCATTGACAAAGCCTAATGTCCAGCCACCACCAGTTGCTCCGAAACCTGGCAGACTTTCAAAAACTCTACATCATGAGGTTCCACCAGCAGAGATGCAAAACATGACACAGATGGCCACACCTCAAGCCACTTCCACTGTCCCTGTTATGGTAAATGGAGATACTTCAAACACAATGGCACCAGACCCAGCTGTGTTTCCCATAACTAGTCTCTCAGTACCTTCTGCAGAACCTGTGATGCCTCCACAACCAGCTCCTCTACCTGATCTCTCTTCAAGTTCTGTGTTAAACAGAACTGCCAGACCTTTTGCCCCAGGCTGTGTTACCAATCGGGCAGCCACTGCTCCTGTTGTGTTTCGCCCTACAGTCAGTAAGAAATCACCCAGACCTGTTTCAGTGGCTGTGGTTGCACATCCATTCTCTGCACCATCAGAAGAGCATGTAATGAGTGTTAACCCGGCCTCCTTTGTTAGCCAATTCACAATGAGTCAAATGAGTACCGATGTCCCTCCTGAAGTGATACCCACACAGCCCTTTATGTCTGAAAAGTCTGTTCCTCCACCTGTATCTGTGGAATCATATTCTCAACCTACTCTTCACTGCTCCTCAGTGGAAAACATCCAGGTTGCATCAGTGCCACCTCCCATAGTTCAAACCCAAGTACCTACCTGTCCTGTAGAAGCCAAAACAACTGTTCCACCAGCAATCCCTGTTGACAACACAGTGACCGCTGTGGCTCCTGTTACAGCTCCCATTACTCCTCGGGCCATTGCAATACCATCCCAAACCTCTTCTATTTTGACCTCTGCAGCTTCTGAGATCTCTTTAACTGGAACTCCGGTGTCACCTGTAGTCTATCATGAAAAATCCTTTTCCACCACTGGCCGCACTGGTATTCTCCAAGAGGCCCGCCGACGTAGCACCTACAAGCCAATGTTTAAGATACCTGACAGTAAGAAAAACTCACCAAACCCTGAATTATTGTGTATGGTGCAGAACCTAGATGAAAGACCCAGACGTGGATTTTATGAACCGGAAAATACTACTCACTACATTGATGACAATAGGGCAAAGGTGCCACCGCCTGTGGCTCCTAAGCCAAGGGTCATCCCAGAAATGTCACAGATCCCTCAGGCAGAGGGAAAAGGAGCGGAGCTTTTTGCTCGTAGACAGAGTCGCATGGATTGGTTTGTTGTAGACTCTCCACATCTCCAGCAAGCACCACTACAACCCCAACAATCCCAATCAGTCATAGACTTGATCGAACCACAAAAAACCTCAACAACCCCATCCCACTGGAAGTATTCCCCTAATGTTCGTGCTCCTCCACCGATAGGTTACAACCCCTTGCTGTCTCCATCCTGTCCAGTTGGGGTGCAGCGTGGGGGTGCCAAAGTGTCTGAGGGAAGTTCTAAAGGAAGTAAGGGTAGTTTTGGTGTCCCAAAAGAAGGTATCAAAGCCTTGGACTTTATGAGGAGGCAGCCTTACCAACTGAACCCTGCAATGTTCAGTTTTGGTGGTGGCACTAGCACAATGTCTTCTGTGTCCTCCTACCAGAGGCAGCAAAGGGAAGGCCACACTCTGACACCACCCAAGCAGATCCCAGTAAAGGCTGCACGTGTGTATGAAATAAAACGATTCTCCACTCCCACCCCAATGTCAGCACCAACTCTCAACCCAACAGTGATTGTTCCACGCTCACGGACCACACTTGGTGAGCACATCTCTCGTTCTGACATGACATCCCCTCTACCTGAACCTGTACCTGAATCAACTCCGGCACCTTCACGAGCCGCAGGCCTCCCAGAGCTCCCTAAAATATCAGCTGTGCCCATCCCTCACCCCATGCCATACTCACCCCCAGCTCCCATGTCAAGTATGTCAAGCCTAAGCTACTCTGGGCTTCAAGCTGCCAAACAGTTTAAGAGTGCCCCTGAGTTAAGTTCCCTACCAGACCCATTAAAATCTCCAATCCAAGTTCCCAAACCTCGTTTTATTGCAACACGTGTTGGTATTCAGCCCCGCGTCTGGAGGCCTGGAACCCTTCCTCACTGATGATGTTAATTTACATGTGGAAGAAGCTGAACCATCTGCTTCTGTTGCAGACTCTAAATtactactttttaaatatgatttaatataacTTGAAgatgcaaataaattattttctaaatttcAGATATAAAATATACTGTGGAGAATATTTGTTGTTTTGAGAGTATTTTTCAAATATCTGGAA
This window of the Carassius gibelio isolate Cgi1373 ecotype wild population from Czech Republic chromosome B13, carGib1.2-hapl.c, whole genome shotgun sequence genome carries:
- the synpo2la gene encoding synaptopodin 2-like protein, with product MVAEEVIITLSGGAPWGFRLQGGIEHQKPLQVAKVRKRSKACRAGLREGDELVSINENFCGNLSHAQAMNLIDSMPGTLHIRVRRTPAGFQSVVLVARAPSPRIDKEYRAAIRAMSPSSSQPHQSSERQILISPTARSGLTSPPGSEAYYGETDSDADVAAHERQRKPKRRSPSNSPGKAGRASPEGAETSEMSGYDSASDAQVYNLLGPKERQDALPGVTRREVIYQPPPHGAWSSQTSTETSSMSADDQNPREGLMEEDSGFQEPTNLPPLVSPERAKEALMLCSRTQLVPMVGPVDNPVDEELTLTYMDKAKQAKLNRGDTIADKQVKEARSKCRTIASLLTDAPNPHSKGVLMFKKRRQRSKKYTLTSFGSVDEDMRQDSQEEDGIFPGSESEFDEEGFSAAPDPTWDSDYLELLEKRSASRGQEGEGGALSPGLSDTSGKGAQLFEQQRRRAEEHAKKIEAAQEQLQSQMLGIPLKETPASPQLQTPQPQQDPLTKPNVQPPPVAPKPGRLSKTLHHEVPPAEMQNMTQMATPQATSTVPVMVNGDTSNTMAPDPAVFPITSLSVPSAEPVMPPQPAPLPDLSSSSVLNRTARPFAPGCVTNRAATAPVVFRPTVSKKSPRPVSVAVVAHPFSAPSEEHVMSVNPASFVSQFTMSQMSTDVPPEVIPTQPFMSEKSVPPPVSVESYSQPTLHCSSVENIQVASVPPPIVQTQVPTCPVEAKTTVPPAIPVDNTVTAVAPVTAPITPRAIAIPSQTSSILTSAASEISLTGTPVSPVVYHEKSFSTTGRTGILQEARRRSTYKPMFKIPDSKKNSPNPELLCMVQNLDERPRRGFYEPENTTHYIDDNRAKVPPPVAPKPRVIPEMSQIPQAEGKGAELFARRQSRMDWFVVDSPHLQQAPLQPQQSQSVIDLIEPQKTSTTPSHWKYSPNVRAPPPIGYNPLLSPSCPVGVQRGGAKVSEGSSKGSKGSFGVPKEGIKALDFMRRQPYQLNPAMFSFGGGTSTMSSVSSYQRQQREGHTLTPPKQIPVKAARVYEIKRFSTPTPMSAPTLNPTVIVPRSRTTLGEHISRSDMTSPLPEPVPESTPAPSRAAGLPELPKISAVPIPHPMPYSPPAPMSSMSSLSYSGLQAAKQFKSAPELSSLPDPLKSPIQVPKPRFIATRVGIQPRVWRPGTLPH